TTGTGATTGTTTGTCTGCATAATATGCCTCCTTAATTTTAATTGCTTTTTCTATTTCATTTGCTGGCGTTTTCTGGGTTTTCTTTTGAAAGCCATTGAACAGTACTACTATCTGACCATCATCGAAGATAAAAAATACACGGTAGATATTACCGCCATATTCCGTGCGAAGTTCATAGACGCCGTCTTTGATGTGCTTAACGAACTTCTTCGACAGCCTATCTTGAGTTTTCAAGAGAAGTAATCCATATTGGACCTTCTCTTGCTCCTTCTCTTTCAGAGTGGCCATGAACGCCTCAAAATAGCCACCATATGTAAGTATCTTACGCTTCATGGGTGCAAAGATACAAAAAGTTGTCGTATCTTACAACTTTTTATGATAATTTTTTAATAATAAAAAAAAGAGGTATTAAAATACCTCTCTTTGTGATTCCGGCGGGATTCAAACCCACAACCTTCTGATCCGTAGTCAGATGCTCTATTCAGTTGAGCTACGGAACCAACGTTCCATTGAACTATTGCAAAACTAAAGAAGTGATTCCGGCGGGATTCAAACCCACAACCTTCTGATCCGTAGTCAGATGCTCTATTCAGTTGAGCTACGGAACCATGTTCCTCGTTTGCGGGTGCAAAGGTAAAGACTTTTTTTGGCACCACCAAATGTTTTATATGACTTTTTTCAAAAAAAGTGCTATTTTTGAAGTTTTCAGCCGATAATTTTGTATATTTGCAGTCAGATTAAGTATTTTTCATCAGGAAACAATGCATAAGTTGCTATATTTATTATTTGCGTTTGTTCTCTCCAGTAGTATCAGCAGCGAACTGGACTACTACCTTCAACGCCACAGTATTGAAGATGAAGGGTATGACATGGTGGTAAGATATGCAACAGTGGGCGATAGTTTGATACGCTCTTACCGCAATATGGGCCCTATCTCACCGCTAGCTCTATTGAATCTTAGGAATGGTGTTCGTCAGGGGGTAGGTATTACTCATGACGCGCGCGAACGTATATATATAGGTATATGGAAAGATGATACGCTGACCATTGGAACCAGAATTGACAGAAAAGGAATATATGCAGGTGAATTTAACCGATGGATGGACGCTCATGGACACGGATGTTACCGAAACAATGATGGCACTTACTATGAAGGCCATTGGCAAGACGACGAACGTCATGGATTTGGTATTAGCATCAGTATATCCCCTACCCGCCTGTTAGCTGGAACATGGCAGAAAAACCGCTTCAAAGGCGAACACATTAAGCATACCGAGGAAAGGATATACGGCATAGACCTTTCACGCTATCAACACGAGAAAGGACGAAAGCGTTTTGGCATCAACTGGACAAGCCTTAGAGTTAAGAGTTTGGGCAGAAGAATCAAAGAGAGTCTGAAAGGAGAAGTAAACTATCCTGTAAGATTTGCTTATCTAAAAGCCACTCAGGGCATCACCATCCGCAACCGTTACTTTGCAGAAGACTATCGTAATGCGAGAAGGCACAACATTCCTGTAGGTGCTTACCATTTTTTCTCTACGGTACAGAGCGGCCGACTGCAAGCCAACTATTTTCTGCATGAAGGCATTTTCCAGAAAGGCGACCTTCCTCCTGTACTCGATATTGAACCTACCAATGGACAGGTGAAGAGAATGGGCGGAACATCCGCATTGATACGCGAAATAAAGTCATGGATAAAAGTAGTAGAGGGCCGACTGAACGTAAAGCCTATCCTTTACGTGAACCAACGACTGGTGGACGAACACTTGTCGCAGGATGCTGAATTGCTAGCAAACTACCCTATCTGGATAGCCCGTTATGGTGAATACAAACCTGGACATCATCTGGACTTCTGGCAACTGTCGGCAGATGGCAGAGTGAACGGCATACAGACAGAGGTGGATGTAAACATCTTTAATGGCTACGAACCACAATGGAAGGCCTTTTTGAAGAACGAAACCATCAAATAAATGACCTGAATACTTTATGTTATGTTATCTTAAATCATTAACATAATAAAAAAGGATGATTTTTTTCTGACAAACAGAAAGTTTTTTCACGCTTTTTGTTTACCTTTGCACCCCAAACAACCACACCCATAAAATTTCAATACATTATGACCAAAGCTAAATTCAGTAAGGTATTAGTGCTGGGCTCAGGAGCCCTGAAGATTGGACAGGCTGGCGAATTTGACTATTCAGGATCGCAGGCTCTGAAAGCATTGCGTGAAGAAGGTATCAAAAGCGTGCTCGTAAATCCGAACATTGCAACGATTCAAACTTCTGAAGGTATTGCCGACAAAGTTTATTTCCAGCCAGTAACCACTCACTTCGTTACCGAAATTATCAAGAAGGAACGTCCAGATGGTATTCTCTTGGCATTCGGTGGACAAACCGCTCTTAATTGCGGAACAGAGCTCTACCAAAAAGGTATCTTAAAAGAATATGGTGTTGAAGTTCTCGGAACCAGTGTTGAAGCCATTATGAACACTGAGGACCGAGACCTTTTTGTAAAGAAACTTAACGAAATTCAGCTAAAGACTCCCGTTAGTCACGCTGTAGAGAACATGGACGATGCGTTGAAGGCTGCTCGTGAGATAGGCTTCCCCATTATGATTCGTTCAGCTTACGCTCTTGGCGGTTTGGGTTCAGGTATTTGTCCTGACGAGAAGGCATTCAAGGAACTGGCCGAGAGTGCCTTTACTTTTGCCCCACAGATTCTGGTGGAAGAGTCACTGAAAGGATGGAAGGAGATAGAATTCGAGTGCATCCGCGACGCCAACGACCACTGCTTTACAGTTGCCTCAATGGAAAACTTCGACCCTCTGGGCATTCACACTGGCGAGTCAATTGTTGTGGCTCCTACTTGCTCACTGAAGGAAGAACAGGTGAAGATGTTGCAGGATATCACTATCCGCTGCGTACGCCATCTGGGCATCGTAGGCGAATGCAACATTCAGTTTGCCTTCAATGCAGAGACAAACGACTATCGTATCATTGAGATTAACGCCCGTCTGAGCCGTTCTTCAGCTCTGGCTTCAAAGGCTACTGGTTATCCTCTGGCTTTCGTAGCTGCTAAGATTGCTCTTGGCTATACCCTCGACCAGATTGGCGAAATGGGTACTCCCAACTCAGCTTACGTAGCTCCAAGCCTCGACTACATGATTTGTAAGATACCCCGCTGGGACCTCACCAAGTTTGCTGGTGTAAGCCGCAAGATTGGTTCTTCAATGAAATCAGTAGGCGAAATCATGTCAATTGGTCGTTCATTTGAGGAAATGATTCAGAAAGGCCTGCGCATGATTGGTCAGGGAATGCACGGATTCGTGGGTAACGATCATACTAAGTTCGACAATCTGGACGATGCACTGGCAAATCCCACAGACCTTCGTATCTTCGCCATCGCTCAGGCACTGGAAGAAGGATATACTATTGAGCGTATTGAAGAACTTACCAAGATTGATGTATGGTTCTTGGAGCGCCTGAAGCATATCGTAGATTTGAAGCACGAGCTTCAGAAATACAACAAGCTGGAAGACCTGCCTACAGAGCTGTTGGTAGAGGTGAAACGTGCCGGATTCAGCGATTTCCAGATAGCACGCTTCGTTCTGAAACCTCAGAACGGCAACATGGAGAAGGAAAACCTCGAAGTGCGCAAACTGCGTAAAGAGCGCGGCATCATTCCTTCAGTAAAACGTATTGAGACCGTTGCTTCAGAACATCCTGAACTGACCAACTATCTGTACTTCACTTACGCCGAGAAGCCTGCCTTCCAGGATGACTTCACCACAGGCAACAAAACTGCAGGTGAGCCATATAAGCATACACACGACATCAACTACTATAACAACGAAAAATCGGTTGTAGTACTTGGCTCAGGAGCTTATCGTATCGGTTCAAGCGTAGAGTTTGACTGGTGTTCAGTAAACGCTATTCAAACTGCTCGCAAACTGGGATACAAGAGTATCATGATTAACTACAATCCTGAGACTGTATCTACCGACTATGATATGTGCGACCGTCTGTACTTCGACGAATTGTCACTGGAACGCGTGCTTGATGTCATCGATTTGGAGATGCCTCGCGGTGTGATTGTATCAGTGGGTGGACAGATTCCAAACAACTTGGCCATGAAACTGTACCGTCAGGGAGTTCCTGTACTGGGTACAAGTCCTGTAGATATTGACCGTGCTGAGAACCGCGACAAGTTCTCTGCTATGCTCGACAAACTTGGAATTGACCAGCCCGCTTGGCGTGCACTGACCTCATTTGAGGATATCAAAGATTTTGTTGCACAGGTAGGCTATCCCGTTTTGGTGCGTCCCTCATATGTACTTTCAGGTGCAGCTATGAACGTTTGCTACGATGACGAAGAGCTTCATCGCTTCCTGAATATGGCTACTGAGGTGTCTAAGGAATTCCCCGTTGTAGTTAGTCAGTTCATGCAGGAGACCAAGGAGATTGAGTTCGACGCTGTTGCCGATAAGGGTGAAGTGGTAGAATATGCTATTTCAGAGCACGTAGAGTATGCTGGTGTACACTCTGGCGATGCCACAATGGTATTCCCCGCTCAGCACATCTACTTCTCAACCATCCGTCAGATTAAGAAGATCTCACATAAGATTGCAAAAGAGTTGAACATCAGCGGTCCGTTCAACATTCAGTTCCTGGCCAAGAACCGTGAGGTAAAGGTTATCGAGTGTAACCTGCGCGCCAGCCGTTCGTTCCCCTTCGTATCAAAGATTCTGAAGCGCAACTTCATAGAAACTGCTACGAAGATTATGCTTGACGCTCCTTACACACGTCCTGACAAGTCTGAGTTCGACATCGATCGCATTGGTGTGAAGGCATCTCAGTTCTCATTCGCACGTCTGCAGAATGCTGACCCTGTACTGGGCGTAGATATGAGTTCAACTGGTGAGGTTGGCTGTCTAGGTGATGACCTGAACGAGGCATTGCTCAATGCACTGATTGCCACTGGCTATCGTCTGCCTAAGAAATCGGTACTTATCAGCTCTGGTGCTGCTAAGGGTAAGGTATCTCTCCTTGAGCCTGCCAAGAATCTTATTAAGGAAGGCTATGATGTTTACGCCACCGGTGGTACCGCCAAGTTCTTTAATGAGAACGGTGTGCCTGCAGTAGCAGTAAGCTGGCCCGACGAAGAGGGTGAGAACAATGTACTCGACATGATTGCTGAGCACAAGTTCGACCTGATTATCAATGTGCCAAAGAACCACTCAAAGCGCGAATTGACCAATGGCTATCGCATTCGTCGTGGTGCTATCGACCACAACATTCCTTTGATGACAAATGTTCGTCTGGCTAAAGCTTTCATCGAAGCTTTCACCGCCATGAAAGAAAACGACATCAA
The sequence above is a segment of the Prevotella sp. E9-3 genome. Coding sequences within it:
- a CDS encoding type II toxin-antitoxin system RelE/ParE family toxin, translating into MKRKILTYGGYFEAFMATLKEKEQEKVQYGLLLLKTQDRLSKKFVKHIKDGVYELRTEYGGNIYRVFFIFDDGQIVVLFNGFQKKTQKTPANEIEKAIKIKEAYYADKQSQNR
- a CDS encoding GH25 family lysozyme, translating into MHKLLYLLFAFVLSSSISSELDYYLQRHSIEDEGYDMVVRYATVGDSLIRSYRNMGPISPLALLNLRNGVRQGVGITHDARERIYIGIWKDDTLTIGTRIDRKGIYAGEFNRWMDAHGHGCYRNNDGTYYEGHWQDDERHGFGISISISPTRLLAGTWQKNRFKGEHIKHTEERIYGIDLSRYQHEKGRKRFGINWTSLRVKSLGRRIKESLKGEVNYPVRFAYLKATQGITIRNRYFAEDYRNARRHNIPVGAYHFFSTVQSGRLQANYFLHEGIFQKGDLPPVLDIEPTNGQVKRMGGTSALIREIKSWIKVVEGRLNVKPILYVNQRLVDEHLSQDAELLANYPIWIARYGEYKPGHHLDFWQLSADGRVNGIQTEVDVNIFNGYEPQWKAFLKNETIK
- the carB gene encoding carbamoyl-phosphate synthase (glutamine-hydrolyzing) large subunit, encoding MTKAKFSKVLVLGSGALKIGQAGEFDYSGSQALKALREEGIKSVLVNPNIATIQTSEGIADKVYFQPVTTHFVTEIIKKERPDGILLAFGGQTALNCGTELYQKGILKEYGVEVLGTSVEAIMNTEDRDLFVKKLNEIQLKTPVSHAVENMDDALKAAREIGFPIMIRSAYALGGLGSGICPDEKAFKELAESAFTFAPQILVEESLKGWKEIEFECIRDANDHCFTVASMENFDPLGIHTGESIVVAPTCSLKEEQVKMLQDITIRCVRHLGIVGECNIQFAFNAETNDYRIIEINARLSRSSALASKATGYPLAFVAAKIALGYTLDQIGEMGTPNSAYVAPSLDYMICKIPRWDLTKFAGVSRKIGSSMKSVGEIMSIGRSFEEMIQKGLRMIGQGMHGFVGNDHTKFDNLDDALANPTDLRIFAIAQALEEGYTIERIEELTKIDVWFLERLKHIVDLKHELQKYNKLEDLPTELLVEVKRAGFSDFQIARFVLKPQNGNMEKENLEVRKLRKERGIIPSVKRIETVASEHPELTNYLYFTYAEKPAFQDDFTTGNKTAGEPYKHTHDINYYNNEKSVVVLGSGAYRIGSSVEFDWCSVNAIQTARKLGYKSIMINYNPETVSTDYDMCDRLYFDELSLERVLDVIDLEMPRGVIVSVGGQIPNNLAMKLYRQGVPVLGTSPVDIDRAENRDKFSAMLDKLGIDQPAWRALTSFEDIKDFVAQVGYPVLVRPSYVLSGAAMNVCYDDEELHRFLNMATEVSKEFPVVVSQFMQETKEIEFDAVADKGEVVEYAISEHVEYAGVHSGDATMVFPAQHIYFSTIRQIKKISHKIAKELNISGPFNIQFLAKNREVKVIECNLRASRSFPFVSKILKRNFIETATKIMLDAPYTRPDKSEFDIDRIGVKASQFSFARLQNADPVLGVDMSSTGEVGCLGDDLNEALLNALIATGYRLPKKSVLISSGAAKGKVSLLEPAKNLIKEGYDVYATGGTAKFFNENGVPAVAVSWPDEEGENNVLDMIAEHKFDLIINVPKNHSKRELTNGYRIRRGAIDHNIPLMTNVRLAKAFIEAFTAMKENDIKIKSWQEYNA